In one window of Methanolobus mangrovi DNA:
- a CDS encoding peptidylprolyl isomerase has product MKKAIIETDKGNIVLELFEKDAPKTVANFEKLIKEGFYDGLTFHRVIPNFVIQGGCPKGNGTGGPGYTIKCETRNNPQKHGTGALSMAHAGKDTGGSQFFITHSPQPHLDGVHTVFGKVIEGMEVVNKIKAKDVMRKVTVVEE; this is encoded by the coding sequence ATGAAGAAAGCAATCATCGAGACTGATAAAGGAAATATTGTTCTGGAACTGTTCGAAAAGGATGCACCAAAGACCGTGGCAAACTTTGAGAAACTCATCAAGGAAGGATTCTATGACGGACTTACTTTCCACAGAGTAATCCCAAACTTTGTCATCCAGGGTGGATGCCCAAAAGGCAACGGTACAGGCGGCCCAGGATACACAATAAAGTGTGAGACAAGAAATAATCCACAGAAACACGGCACAGGTGCACTTTCAATGGCACATGCAGGAAAGGATACCGGCGGAAGCCAGTTCTTCATCACACACTCACCACAGCCACACCTTGATGGCGTACACACTGTCTTCGGTAAGGTAATTGAAGGCATGGAAGTCGTCAACAAGATCAAAGCAAAAGATGTGATGAGAAAAGTCACTGTTGTTGAAGAATAA
- a CDS encoding DUF7289 family protein, whose protein sequence is MKITGRKRLFHSDDAVSEVVDFTITLGLMLLAISIIGIAGYPMIEHMKESGHEENIRQSFAVLTPNMNKIVFGKAPSQSVELKLHGGLVSVTGNSYMNVTMDTWNQSSSSNETVSFERQLRMIENEYKDASFAYENTGAWAKYPQGRAVAVEKPVFAYDDSSLVIPMVTITGTKGIAGEGLIRVVSDGGQLSVEMYENVSRVEIAISSDYYEAWEKYLDNSIGMQILDVNTSSRTVRAEKDYNPNIDVFISTSPMSVTVE, encoded by the coding sequence ATGAAAATTACAGGAAGAAAAAGGTTGTTCCATTCCGATGATGCAGTATCGGAAGTTGTAGACTTCACAATAACACTCGGACTGATGCTACTGGCAATTAGCATCATAGGTATTGCAGGATATCCCATGATCGAGCACATGAAAGAATCTGGACATGAGGAGAATATCCGGCAAAGTTTCGCAGTCCTTACCCCCAACATGAACAAAATAGTGTTTGGTAAAGCCCCCTCCCAATCTGTAGAATTAAAACTGCATGGCGGCCTGGTCTCTGTCACAGGTAACAGCTACATGAACGTCACAATGGACACATGGAATCAATCGAGTTCCTCAAACGAAACGGTTTCTTTTGAAAGACAGCTGCGCATGATAGAAAATGAATACAAGGACGCATCCTTTGCTTATGAGAACACAGGAGCATGGGCTAAATACCCACAGGGAAGGGCTGTAGCAGTGGAAAAACCTGTTTTTGCATATGATGACAGTTCATTGGTAATACCCATGGTTACAATCACAGGTACTAAAGGAATAGCAGGAGAAGGACTTATCCGTGTTGTATCAGATGGTGGTCAGCTTTCAGTTGAGATGTACGAAAATGTGTCAAGAGTGGAAATAGCAATCTCAAGTGATTACTACGAAGCATGGGAAAAGTACCTGGATAATTCAATTGGAATGCAGATACTGGATGTTAATACGAGTTCCAGAACCGTACGTGCAGAAAAAGATTACAATCCAAATATAGACGTCTTCATTTCAACATCCCCTATGAGTGTGACCGTTGAGTAA
- a CDS encoding DUF7266 family protein, with product MIQRFKDDERAVSISVGFILTLSITVITMMVVISSFYTMMDRAEQTIMRDEFEIHGNDMALQISNIDTAVQITRNAGGEVGSFFFKLPLPDEIAGQQYSMELSNQTNEIIFESHGKEATRVKVPYNVHETEVASVKLFSGSDEFMLYYNPASNMIEIY from the coding sequence ATGATACAGCGATTCAAAGATGATGAAAGGGCCGTATCCATATCAGTGGGTTTCATATTGACCCTCTCAATAACTGTGATAACTATGATGGTTGTCATCAGCTCATTCTATACCATGATGGACAGGGCAGAACAAACCATAATGCGGGATGAGTTTGAGATACACGGTAACGATATGGCATTGCAGATATCCAATATTGACACTGCGGTGCAGATTACCAGAAATGCAGGTGGCGAAGTAGGTAGCTTTTTCTTTAAATTACCACTTCCGGATGAGATTGCAGGTCAGCAATACTCGATGGAGTTATCGAATCAGACCAATGAGATCATATTTGAATCCCATGGAAAAGAGGCAACACGGGTAAAAGTACCCTACAATGTACATGAAACTGAAGTCGCATCAGTAAAATTGTTCAGTGGCTCAGATGAGTTCATGTTGTACTACAATCCGGCCTCAAATATGATAGAAATATATTAA
- the modA gene encoding molybdate ABC transporter substrate-binding protein codes for MEQSKKLILTIAAILTVVLFVSGCADTGTDIGMETEQEQITTITVSAAASLTEAFADIEEQFEDENPTIDVNFNFAGSGTLRMQIEGGAPIDVFASASQSHMDLLSNQSLIVEDSRKDFAENTVVLITPIDSQLSITKPEDLTATEVETICIGNPETAPVGKYTVEALEEAGLWDELESKTLLADDVKQVLVYVERGEVDAGFVYSTDAATSEPDTIEIKVTLPTVTPISYPIAVLSASEHQDEAQIFTDFVTSDEGRTILESYGFTA; via the coding sequence ATGGAACAAAGCAAAAAACTCATTTTGACTATTGCAGCCATACTCACAGTTGTACTCTTTGTAAGTGGATGTGCAGACACAGGTACTGACATTGGTATGGAAACAGAACAGGAGCAAATTACAACAATAACGGTGTCTGCTGCAGCAAGCCTAACAGAGGCCTTCGCAGATATTGAAGAACAATTCGAAGATGAAAATCCGACAATCGATGTCAATTTCAACTTTGCAGGATCGGGAACTCTCAGAATGCAAATTGAAGGCGGTGCACCTATCGATGTGTTTGCATCCGCATCACAAAGCCACATGGATCTGTTGAGCAACCAATCATTGATTGTGGAGGATTCCAGGAAAGACTTTGCAGAGAATACAGTTGTCCTTATAACCCCTATTGACAGCCAACTTAGCATTACCAAGCCAGAAGATCTGACTGCAACAGAAGTAGAGACAATATGCATTGGTAATCCGGAGACAGCACCTGTAGGAAAGTACACGGTTGAAGCGCTTGAAGAAGCAGGTCTGTGGGATGAACTTGAATCAAAGACATTGCTTGCAGATGATGTTAAGCAGGTTCTGGTATATGTTGAAAGAGGAGAGGTTGATGCAGGATTTGTCTACAGTACTGATGCAGCAACATCAGAACCTGACACCATCGAAATTAAAGTAACCTTACCTACAGTAACTCCTATCAGTTACCCGATAGCAGTGCTTTCAGCATCAGAACATCAGGATGAAGCACAAATATTCACAGACTTTGTTACTTCCGATGAAGGAAGAACAATACTGGAATCATACGGATTCACAGCATAA
- a CDS encoding DUF7287 family protein, translating into MIDTRGQMHIDYLIGIAIFLTSVIFVFSYTTGLFTPFQSNSDEVTLIADRISTNLIEQNMSAGNPRTPSLLNGTKVNDFFYQSSTNYESTIDYYGMRSSYLRYDFNITLENIASNSLIYSSGKPLPTQGNIGQTKRIVIVRNENNGNETQRILSVRVW; encoded by the coding sequence ATGATTGATACCCGTGGCCAGATGCACATAGATTACCTTATAGGCATCGCTATTTTCCTGACAAGTGTCATATTTGTTTTTTCATATACTACAGGGCTTTTCACCCCTTTCCAGTCTAACTCGGATGAAGTGACGCTCATAGCCGATAGAATCTCAACAAACCTGATAGAGCAGAATATGAGTGCTGGAAATCCCCGAACACCTAGTCTGCTCAATGGTACAAAAGTTAATGATTTCTTTTATCAATCAAGTACCAATTATGAAAGTACCATTGATTACTATGGAATGCGTAGTTCCTATTTACGGTATGACTTCAACATCACATTAGAGAACATCGCATCAAACTCACTCATTTATTCTTCTGGCAAACCGTTGCCAACACAGGGAAACATAGGTCAGACTAAAAGAATAGTCATTGTCCGGAATGAAAATAACGGGAATGAAACCCAGAGAATTCTATCTGTGAGGGTGTGGTAA
- a CDS encoding DUF7289 family protein, with protein MNFTKSDDAVSEMVDYSIILSIILLATGIIVVAGVPMLEHIQETQHTDNIKQSFQVLAPNVNKVVFGNAPAQSVELKMYGGSLSVTKDNYINISMQVWNNSAGSPETVSFGRQMGNIENDFQNTLICYENSGVWAKYASGDSVMVAEPRFTYANNVLVIPDASVSGSSSVSGSGLVRVTADAGRRSIESYRNVSQVNVTVTSDYFKAWEKFLNERLEMSTIDINETTQTVLAGKSYTENIDVYIIKAAMDVTID; from the coding sequence ATGAATTTTACGAAATCGGATGATGCAGTATCAGAAATGGTAGATTACAGCATCATTTTAAGTATTATACTTCTTGCAACCGGAATCATCGTAGTAGCTGGTGTGCCGATGTTAGAACATATACAGGAAACCCAGCACACTGATAATATAAAGCAGAGTTTTCAGGTGCTTGCACCAAATGTGAATAAAGTTGTATTTGGAAATGCTCCTGCTCAATCAGTTGAACTGAAAATGTACGGTGGCTCGCTTTCTGTTACAAAGGATAATTACATCAATATAAGCATGCAGGTATGGAACAATTCAGCAGGCTCCCCTGAAACAGTATCTTTTGGAAGGCAGATGGGAAATATAGAGAATGATTTCCAGAATACTTTAATTTGTTATGAAAATAGTGGCGTATGGGCCAAATACGCATCCGGAGATTCTGTTATGGTCGCTGAGCCACGTTTTACCTATGCAAATAATGTACTTGTGATACCCGATGCAAGTGTTTCAGGCAGCAGTTCGGTGTCTGGATCAGGACTTGTACGTGTGACCGCTGATGCAGGAAGAAGATCCATTGAAAGCTACCGGAATGTATCACAGGTCAATGTAACGGTAACAAGCGATTACTTTAAAGCATGGGAAAAGTTCCTGAACGAACGTCTGGAGATGTCAACTATAGATATTAACGAGACGACTCAAACTGTTTTAGCAGGTAAGAGTTATACCGAAAATATAGATGTATACATCATCAAGGCAGCCATGGATGTAACTATCGATTAA
- a CDS encoding DUF7289 family protein translates to MSACLLKKFIESEKAVSPIVGMIIILAMTITSVSVIFLYGVPTIYEMQDMANAQKVEQAFTVFDSRTSKVALGESPSQTTSFSMMDGDIIVKGDNASYEESRIVIISVDINASWYDGFKQQRYRWKGWEDYVGNESMNEFNASMGSIVYTNNDRIIGYEGGGVWSKYPNGKSVMISPPEFHYNGETLTLPIMKIEGDAVYSGKSDVRITISSDNLPAVLYPNPSSDSRRTNPLTSDKVMIYIKSEFYNAWADYANSLAYASAETDDANQTAIVELEVIPAMGKDTLKTAFKIGSVNQDNSTPMGKFSFDLEARASQGLNPSNYQITATSGTRTLTYTLAKKGGNDQLEIGLIYEDVAPGGGIETWEGDGEFDVSGANEEQSATVDLLSTTMTMKYDAKDGEEFSWGNNTSISITPDVDYSNDAPESLFILTQHYMKLLTMEGSVVFNLIQPGNSDPVDYDESSLTLYYDGMPGSITYLHVSRNDLTATLN, encoded by the coding sequence ATGAGTGCCTGTCTCTTGAAAAAGTTCATAGAATCTGAAAAAGCCGTTTCACCCATAGTAGGAATGATAATAATACTTGCAATGACGATCACATCTGTCAGTGTGATTTTCCTTTATGGAGTTCCTACCATATATGAAATGCAGGACATGGCAAATGCCCAGAAAGTGGAGCAAGCCTTCACAGTATTCGATTCAAGGACAAGCAAAGTCGCACTGGGAGAATCCCCTAGCCAGACAACATCATTTTCCATGATGGATGGAGACATAATAGTAAAGGGAGATAACGCATCATATGAAGAAAGCCGGATAGTCATTATATCTGTGGATATTAACGCATCATGGTACGACGGTTTCAAACAGCAAAGATATAGATGGAAAGGATGGGAGGACTATGTCGGCAATGAAAGTATGAATGAGTTCAATGCTTCCATGGGAAGTATCGTCTACACCAATAATGACAGGATAATTGGGTATGAAGGAGGAGGAGTATGGTCCAAATACCCAAATGGTAAATCAGTAATGATATCTCCGCCGGAATTCCACTACAATGGTGAAACTTTGACACTTCCCATCATGAAGATAGAAGGAGATGCAGTATACAGTGGGAAATCTGATGTTAGGATTACAATAAGCTCCGATAATCTTCCCGCAGTATTGTATCCAAACCCTTCCTCAGATTCAAGAAGAACTAATCCACTTACATCCGATAAAGTAATGATCTACATTAAGAGTGAGTTCTACAATGCATGGGCAGATTATGCAAATTCACTTGCATATGCCAGCGCTGAAACAGATGATGCAAACCAGACAGCCATCGTTGAACTGGAAGTTATTCCTGCCATGGGAAAAGATACATTGAAAACAGCTTTCAAAATAGGTTCAGTTAATCAGGACAATTCTACACCAATGGGGAAATTCTCTTTTGATCTTGAAGCAAGGGCATCCCAAGGACTCAACCCCAGTAACTATCAAATCACTGCAACATCAGGAACAAGGACATTAACATACACACTTGCAAAGAAAGGTGGGAATGATCAGCTCGAAATAGGCCTTATTTATGAAGATGTTGCTCCGGGCGGAGGAATTGAGACATGGGAAGGAGATGGTGAATTTGATGTAAGTGGCGCAAATGAAGAACAATCAGCTACTGTAGACCTACTTTCCACAACAATGACAATGAAGTATGATGCCAAGGATGGCGAAGAATTCTCATGGGGAAACAATACATCCATTAGTATCACACCTGATGTTGATTATAGCAATGATGCACCCGAATCCCTATTCATCTTGACGCAACATTACATGAAACTCCTAACAATGGAGGGATCAGTAGTCTTTAACCTCATACAGCCCGGAAATTCAGATCCTGTAGATTATGATGAATCCAGCCTCACATTATACTATGACGGTATGCCAGGAAGTATAACATATCTTCATGTCAGCAGAAATGACCTTACAGCTACTCTAAACTGA
- a CDS encoding DUF7289 family protein, whose amino-acid sequence MGKNLSGNKLAVSSVVGIVVMLAITLLSIGIMILYTMPAIDSMQDMAKAQKIEQAFTVFDSRTSKAALGESPLQTTELSLMGGNIEVMGDDDAYNESRIMIIGLSSNSTWYNDFYQNRSYWNAWADYENKTDFAGFNASMGKIVYTYNDRIIAYEGGGVWSRYPTGGTIMISPPEFHFNGETLTLPIMQIIGNTSVAGTTDASITVESSNDPEILFPNTNLNSIFVNPLDLDKIIIYIQSEFYDGWADYAETLISTTATLDHANRTAILDLDTVPEMGTFPLIQHFKIQQLNESNPEPIYNFSFYIDVITQDASNFNSVDMTLKATSGGKYLEYNTKKTTIQYIIYTDSAVNPPVQETWVDAGSEFTEYEDPDSNKHSNCTFDLLNETYLMKYDDADGEEYSWDLTSPTTMIPNATIEEDDLQSLNNITQHYFKLMAQEGTIDCTWEQSTNNKVEEIDSEYTLIYDGGGALITFLHVTTNELEATVD is encoded by the coding sequence ATGGGAAAGAACCTGTCAGGGAATAAACTTGCTGTTTCATCGGTTGTAGGAATCGTAGTAATGCTGGCAATCACTCTCCTGTCAATAGGGATAATGATACTCTACACCATGCCTGCAATAGACAGCATGCAAGACATGGCTAAAGCCCAGAAGATTGAGCAGGCTTTTACGGTTTTTGACTCAAGAACAAGTAAGGCAGCCCTTGGAGAATCCCCTCTTCAGACAACTGAACTTTCCCTCATGGGCGGCAACATTGAAGTGATGGGGGACGATGATGCCTACAATGAAAGCCGGATAATGATCATAGGACTTTCATCAAACTCGACATGGTATAATGATTTTTACCAGAATCGTAGCTATTGGAATGCATGGGCAGACTATGAGAATAAGACAGACTTTGCAGGATTTAACGCATCAATGGGAAAGATAGTATACACATACAATGATCGCATAATTGCCTATGAGGGTGGAGGTGTCTGGTCCAGATATCCCACAGGCGGAACAATAATGATATCTCCTCCGGAGTTTCATTTCAATGGAGAAACATTGACACTTCCAATCATGCAGATAATAGGGAATACTTCCGTTGCAGGAACCACTGATGCATCAATCACCGTTGAATCCTCCAATGACCCTGAGATATTATTCCCGAATACCAACCTCAACAGTATTTTTGTCAATCCTCTTGATCTTGACAAGATAATCATTTACATCCAGAGTGAGTTCTATGATGGATGGGCAGACTATGCAGAAACCCTCATATCCACCACAGCAACTCTGGACCATGCGAACAGGACAGCTATACTGGACCTTGATACAGTGCCTGAAATGGGCACATTCCCACTAATCCAGCACTTTAAAATCCAACAACTGAACGAATCCAATCCAGAACCGATCTACAATTTCTCATTTTACATTGATGTAATAACACAAGATGCATCGAATTTCAATTCTGTTGATATGACACTCAAAGCCACATCTGGAGGGAAATATCTGGAATACAATACCAAGAAGACCACTATCCAGTATATTATATACACTGATTCTGCGGTAAATCCCCCCGTTCAGGAGACCTGGGTGGATGCTGGCAGTGAATTTACAGAATATGAAGATCCTGACAGCAATAAACATTCAAACTGCACCTTTGACCTTCTTAATGAGACATATCTTATGAAATATGATGATGCTGATGGTGAGGAATACTCTTGGGACCTAACAAGCCCAACAACAATGATACCAAATGCAACTATCGAAGAAGATGATCTGCAGTCCCTAAACAATATAACTCAGCACTACTTCAAACTCATGGCACAGGAAGGAACAATTGACTGTACCTGGGAACAGAGTACAAACAATAAAGTGGAGGAAATAGATTCCGAATACACCCTCATATACGACGGAGGAGGAGCACTCATTACCTTCCTTCACGTTACCACCAACGAACTTGAAGCAACAGTAGATTGA
- a CDS encoding DUF7288 family protein, which translates to MNPKITTQVFKTDSCAQLHTLEALMALIIITGIIIFTVQATSLTPLTSSTANAHIEAQLQTLAQDMLTVLDHSQSGHNSSLKEDILNWDGDEYAWNSTAYHSELNNTLTSSSTEILKSVIVPKGIAHNVEFAVINDAGAVMTLPYIYNGEPSDNAVTVSRRILLSNSDISNSSQFQSYTGIADADTSTDFYNLIDVKMTLWRM; encoded by the coding sequence ATGAACCCGAAAATAACCACACAGGTATTTAAAACAGATTCATGCGCCCAATTACACACACTTGAAGCCTTAATGGCCCTCATAATAATAACGGGAATAATAATCTTCACAGTACAGGCAACTTCACTTACTCCCCTTACATCCTCAACGGCAAATGCACACATAGAAGCACAGCTTCAGACCCTGGCACAGGATATGCTAACCGTGCTCGACCACTCCCAATCAGGACATAATTCCAGTCTCAAAGAAGACATATTGAACTGGGATGGAGATGAGTATGCCTGGAATTCTACGGCATATCATTCAGAGCTAAACAATACCCTTACGAGCAGTTCAACTGAAATACTAAAATCTGTGATCGTTCCCAAAGGTATAGCACATAATGTGGAATTTGCTGTGATCAATGATGCAGGAGCCGTAATGACCCTGCCTTACATCTACAATGGTGAACCCTCTGATAACGCTGTAACAGTATCCAGAAGGATATTGCTATCTAATTCAGACATATCAAATTCTTCCCAATTCCAATCATATACAGGCATAGCAGATGCCGATACAAGTACGGATTTCTATAACCTCATTGACGTTAAAATGACTTTATGGAGAATGTAA